In Pseudomonas sp. FP1742, the DNA window AGGCCGCCTTCGCGAGCAAGCCCGCTCCCACATTCGGGATGTGCAATACATAAAAACCCCATGATCACTCATGGGGTTTTGTGTTTTCAGCTTCGGCGTTTATGCCGGCGCCGAGGTGCGGATCAAGTGATCGAATGCGCTCAGGGAAGCCTTGGCGCCCTCGCCCACTGCAATCACGATCTGCTTGTACGGCACGGTGGTCACGTCACCGGCCGCGAACACGCCGGGGATCGACGTCTCACCACGGGCATCGACAATGATCTCGCCGCGCGGCGACAGCTCGATGGTGCCTTTGAGCCAATCGGTATTAGGCAGCAGACCGATCTGCACGAAGATCCCTTCCAGCTCGACAGTACGCAGCTCGTCCGACTGACGATCCTTGTAGCGCAGGCCGTTGACCTTCTGGCCGTCGCCGGTCACTTCAGTGGTTTGCGCACTGGTGATCACGGTGACGTTCGGCAAGCTGTGCAACTTGCGCTGCAGTACCGCATCGGCGCGCAATTGCACGTCGAACTCCAGCAGGGTTACGTGGGACACGATCCCTGCCAGGTCGATGGCTGCTTCGACGCCGGAGTTGCCGCCACCGATCACCGCGACACGTTTGCCCTTGAACAGCGGACCGTCACAGTGCGGGCAGTACGCCACACCCTTGTTGCGGTATTGCTGCTCACCCGGAACGTTCATTTCACGCCAGCGCGCGCCGGTGGCGAGGATCACGGTCTTGGCTTTCAAGGACGCGCCGCTGGCGAAATGGATTTCGTGCAGCTCACCGTTTTTGCCCGGCACCAGCTTGTCGGCGCGTTGCAGGTTCATGATGTCCACGTCGTATTGCTTGACGTGTTCTTCCAGCGCCACGGCCAGTTTCGGCCCTTCGGTTTCCTGTACGGAGATGAAGTTCTCGATGGCCATGGTGTCGAGCACCTGCCCGCCAAAACGTTCCGCCGCCACACCGGTGCGAATGCCTTTACGAGCCGCGTAGATCGCCGCCGAAGCACCGGCCGGGCCACCGCCGACGACCAGCACGTCGAAGGCTGGTTTGGCGCTGATTTTCTCGGCCTGACGCTCGATGCCGCTGGTGTCGATCTTGGCGAGGATTTCTTCCAGACCCATGCGGCCCTGGCCGAAGATCTCGCCATTGAGGTAAATGCTGGGCACGGCCATGATCTTGCGCTCATCGACTTCGGCCTGGAACAACGCGCCGTCGATAGCGACATGGCGGATGTTCGGGTTCAGCACGGCCATCAGGTTCAGCGCCTGAACCACATCCGGGCAGTTCTGGCAGGACAGCGAGAAGTAAGTCTCGAAGTTGAACTCGC includes these proteins:
- the ahpF gene encoding alkyl hydroperoxide reductase subunit F; translation: MLDANLKAQLKSYLERVTQPIEIVASLDDGAKSQEMLVLLKDVASLSTQITLLDNGDDARKPSFSINRPGADISLRFAGIPMGHEFTSLVLALLQVGGHPSKASADVIEQIRSLKGEFNFETYFSLSCQNCPDVVQALNLMAVLNPNIRHVAIDGALFQAEVDERKIMAVPSIYLNGEIFGQGRMGLEEILAKIDTSGIERQAEKISAKPAFDVLVVGGGPAGASAAIYAARKGIRTGVAAERFGGQVLDTMAIENFISVQETEGPKLAVALEEHVKQYDVDIMNLQRADKLVPGKNGELHEIHFASGASLKAKTVILATGARWREMNVPGEQQYRNKGVAYCPHCDGPLFKGKRVAVIGGGNSGVEAAIDLAGIVSHVTLLEFDVQLRADAVLQRKLHSLPNVTVITSAQTTEVTGDGQKVNGLRYKDRQSDELRTVELEGIFVQIGLLPNTDWLKGTIELSPRGEIIVDARGETSIPGVFAAGDVTTVPYKQIVIAVGEGAKASLSAFDHLIRTSAPA